The genomic interval CAACACATTACTGTTCATAAATGGTGGCGGTTATTCTTTATTATCACCTTTATCCTCTCCAAGGTCTGTCTTTTCTTTGCCATTTACTTTTTTCTCAAATACCAGCAGTCTAAAGAAAGAAAAACGGAATCTCAACAATTACATACAGAGCAGGTCAGCTCCAAAAAATAATCAGATATTTGTGGTAACATAGGTGTATATACTTATGTTGTTCAAATTAAACATCTCATTATCAATTTGCTGTAAAGAACGCCCGGGTTGTCAGGTGATTTTTATTTGGAAATGAATTAGCTTAATTTGACATTTGAAGCTTATGTGCAGAGAACAGGCTTTGCGTGGAGTATTTGCCGTAATTTAAATTAGATATGTCGCCTTGGACCTTCATGATTACATAGAAAGTGGCATTATTGAGACTTATCTGCTGGGCTTAGCATCTGACGAAGAGGCTGAGCTATTCGAGCATATGCGTAGCTTGTATCCGGAACTCAATACCGAGATATCGGCAACAGAATTCAGGCTTCAAAAGGTAATGGATGATGGCGGCATCACGCCACCGGCCATTGTATGGAACAAAATAGCCCGGCACCTGACGCCTCATGGACGGGATAGCTATTATTCAAAGGCGGGCAGGCAACAAACCGAAGGGCCTCAGACGTATATATTACAGCCACGCAACAACACGATCACCGTCAGCATATGGTGGCGTTGTACCGTTATTGCTATGATGTTGCTTATCATGGCGCTTGTGGCCAGTACCATTTATTTTTACCAGCAGTTCCGGAATATGGAAGAGCGTTTAATGCGCTTATATCCAACTCATACGGAGATGTCGCCACCCGGTGTACACTGAGCGATTTGGTACGTTTCTTGTTTTTTCCCACCTTGCGTCCGTAATGCATTGCATTTCCGACAATTTAAACATCAAATTATTTGAACATGAAACACCTTACACTTGCAGTATTATGCATGGTAGCCGCTGTATTTGCGATCTCCTGTAAAACCCAATCGGGAGCAACCAACACAGAACAAAGCGCCAGCAAAGGTTCCGTTAAAGGAAACTGGGTTATTACAGATATTAGTTTCGATGGAATTCCAAGAGGTTCTAAGGTGACTGTTTTTGATGAAGCATCTTACAACTGCTTTAAAGGCAGCCAGTGGATCCTGCCATCTAACAATAATGGTTCTTATACTTTATCTTCTACCGAAGACGGTTGCACGACGGCTACTCAGTCTATCGTATGGTCTATATACAAACAGGGTGGCGTAGATATGTTCCAGTTCAAGAAAGTGGGTTCCGGCGTAAAAGCCAAGAATGTAACGGAAGGTTACCGTGTAGAGATCAGCTCTCTGAACAATACTTCTATGGTATGGAGGGCAGCGGTGAGCTTTGAAGGTAAAACAGGGTACATCATATATACCCTGCAGCGTAGCTAAGCAATACAGGGTTATACGTTATTACAGCGCTTAACATTTACATGGCTGAAAACCATGTGAAGTGTTAAGCGTTTTTGTTTTCAGTATCTGTGGATGGAGTGCCTGCGTGCTGCCTGGCAAAGCGCATGAATAGCTGCGCCAGTTTATCCTGCTGGCCCTGTAGATAAATAAAGTGAAACTTTCTTACCAGCTTGAAATTCTTTACCGGCAGGATCTTGAATTCACCTGCTTCCAGTTCCCGTTTTACGGCATGCAGGGAAAGAAAGGCGGCACATGGGGCGTGGTGCAGATAGGACTTGATGCTCTCGGTACTGCCCATGTACATGGCTATCTGCAGGTCGGTGAGCTTCAGCTTAAGGCGCTTGAGTTCATCGGTGATCACTTCCAGGGTACCTGAGCCCTGTTCGCGCATCAGGAGGGGAATGGACTTCAGTTCAGCGGCTGTCAGCGGCGCGTCCGGATCGCCATAATTATATTTTACGTTCCCGATGAGGGCTATCTCGTCTTTTGCGAACTCCACATATTTCAGCACGGGGTTCTTTGAACGGCCTTCTATCAGTCCCAGTTGGATCGTTTTGTCGAAGAGCGCCTGTTCCACCTGTTCTGTATTGCCGGAAATGAGGGAGGCG from Chitinophaga filiformis carries:
- a CDS encoding lipocalin family protein, yielding MKHLTLAVLCMVAAVFAISCKTQSGATNTEQSASKGSVKGNWVITDISFDGIPRGSKVTVFDEASYNCFKGSQWILPSNNNGSYTLSSTEDGCTTATQSIVWSIYKQGGVDMFQFKKVGSGVKAKNVTEGYRVEISSLNNTSMVWRAAVSFEGKTGYIIYTLQRS
- a CDS encoding LysR substrate-binding domain-containing protein, with the protein product MLDFRLKVFYTVARRLSFTKAAEELFISQPAVTKHIHELEQQLGMALFERIGNKIKITRAGQVMLKHADDIFTSYRNLEYEINQLKHEQGGLLSLGASTTIAQYFIPPLLAQFNQRYPEVTASLISGNTEQVEQALFDKTIQLGLIEGRSKNPVLKYVEFAKDEIALIGNVKYNYGDPDAPLTAAELKSIPLLMREQGSGTLEVITDELKRLKLKLTDLQIAMYMGSTESIKSYLHHAPCAAFLSLHAVKRELEAGEFKILPVKNFKLVRKFHFIYLQGQQDKLAQLFMRFARQHAGTPSTDTENKNA